Proteins co-encoded in one Conger conger chromosome 4, fConCon1.1, whole genome shotgun sequence genomic window:
- the rxfp3.2b gene encoding relaxin family peptide receptor 3.2b, producing the protein MQKNDSMQALGPGDCALALDDNRGLANHTVDPLGNLSLHCWLHFLTRGSNSELHADGSNLVVRVIIALVYSVVCALGLVGNLLALYLLHSRHRQKQSSVNCFVMGLALTDLQFVLTLPFWAVDTALDFRWPFGKVMCKIVSTVTAMNMYASVFFLTAMSVARYYSIANALKMHSRKAAAATAKWASLGIWVVSLVVTLPHAVYSTSLQVSDEELCLVRFPDSGRWDPQLLLGLYQTQKVLLGFVIPLAVISACYLLLLRAVLSRRVSGAAGSDAEHARHKRRSKVTKSVVIVVLSFFLCWLPNQALTLWGVLIKFDLVHFSNAFYVAQDYAFPLSVCLAHTNSCLNPVLYCLIRQEFRTGLKELLLRATPSVRSLARLIPRKAKVAEAPPVLVLVQMDVGV; encoded by the coding sequence ATGCAGAAGAACGACAGCATGCAAGCGCTGGGGCCGGGGGACTGTGCGTTGGCGCTGGACGACAACAGAGGTCTGGCGAATCACACGGTGGACCCCCTGGGGAATCTCTCCCTCCACTGCTGGCTGCACTTCCTGACGAGGGGGTCCAACTCGGAGCTTCACGCGGACGGCTCCAACCTGGTGGTGCGCGTGATCATCGCGCTGGTGTACTCGGTGGTGTGCGCGCTGGGGCTGGTGGGCAACCTGCTGGCCCTGTACCTGCTGCACTCCCGCCACCGGCAGAAGCAGTCGTCCGTCAACTGCTTCGTCATGGGCCTGGCCCTGACCGACCTGCAGTTCGTGCTGACGCTGCCCTTCTGGGCCGTGGACACGGCGCTGGACTTCCGCTGGCCCTTCGGCAAGGTGATGTGCAAGATCGTCAGCACCGTCACGGCCATGAACATGTACGCCAGCGTCTTCTTCCTCACCGCCATGAGCGTGGCCCGCTACTACTCCATCGCCAACGCGCTGAAGATGCACAGCCGCAAGGCGGCCGCCGCCACCGCCAAGTGGGCCAGCCTGGGCATCTGGGTGGTGTCGCTGGTGGTGACGCTGCCCCACGCCGTGTACTCCACCAGCCTGCAGGTGTCGGACGAGGAGCTGTGCCTGGTGCGCTTCCCGGACTCGGGCCGCTGGGACCCGCAGCTGCTGCTGGGGCTGTACCAGACGCAGAAGGTGCTGCTGGGGTTCGTCATCCCGCTGGCGGTGATCTCGGCCTGCTACCTGCTGCTCCTGCGCGCCGTCCTCAGCCGGCGGGTGAGCGGGGCGGCGGGCTCCGACGCCGAGCACGCGAGGCACAAGCGGCGCTCCAAGGTCACCAAGTCGGTGGTGATCGTGGTGCTGTCCTTCTTCCTGTGCTGGCTGCCCAACCAGGCGCTGACGCTGTGGGGCGTGCTGATCAAGTTCGACCTGGTGCACTTCAGCAACGCCTTCTACGTCGCCCAGGACTACGCCTTCCCGCTGTCCGTCTGCCTGGCCCACACCAACAGCTGCCTGAACCCCGTGCTGTACTGCCTGATCCGCCAGGAGTTCCGCACAGGGCTGAAGGAGCTGCTCCTCCGCGCCACGCCCTCCGTCCGCAGCCTGGCCCGGCTGATCCCCCGCAAGGCCAAAGTGGCGGAGGCGCCCCccgtgctggtgctggtgcaaATGGATGTCGGGGTCTGA